One region of Budorcas taxicolor isolate Tak-1 chromosome 3, Takin1.1, whole genome shotgun sequence genomic DNA includes:
- the LOC128045291 gene encoding olfactory receptor 6K3-like gives MVRSNQTSMVTEFFFSGFPKFEDGNLLFFIPLLIIYIFIIMGNLIVFFAVRMDTHLHNPMYNFISIFSFLEIWYTTATIPKMLSNLVSKKKTISITGCLLQMYFFHSLGNSEGILLTTMAIDRYVAICNPLRYPTIMTPRLCTQLSIGSCIFGFLVLLPEIAWISTLPFCGPNQIHQIFCDFEPVLRLACTDTSMILIEDVIHAIAIIFSVLIIALSYIRIITVILRIPSAEGRQKAFSTCASHLGVFLMFYGSVSLMYLRFSATFPPILDKIIALMFAVLAPCFNPIIYSLRNKDMKIAIKKLLCLQKVFYASAS, from the coding sequence ATGGTGAGAAGTAACCAAACGTCTATGGTgacagaatttttcttttctggatttcccaAGTTTGAAGATGGTAACCTCCTCTTCTTTATTCCTTTGTTAATCATCTACATATTCATCATTATGGGgaatctcattgtgttttttgcAGTCAGGATGGATACTCATCTGCACAATCCCATGTATAATTTCATCAGCATATTCTCATTTTTGGAGATCTGGTACACCACAGCCACCATTCCCAAAATGCTCTCCAATCTTGTCAGTAAGAAGAAGACCATCTCCATAACTGGGTGCCTCTTGCAGATGTACTTCTTCCACTCACTGGGCAATTCAGAGGGGATTTTGTTGACTACCATGGCCATTGACAGGTATGTTGCCATCTGTAATCCTCTCCGCTACCCAACCATTATGACGCCCCGGCTGTGCACTCAGCTCTCTATAGGCTCCTGTATCTTTGGTTTTCTTGTGTTGCTACCAGAGATTGCATGGATTTCCACACTGCCCTTCTGTGGGCCAAACCAAATCCACCAGATCTTCTGTGACTTTGAACCTGTGCTACGCTTGGCATGTACAGACACATCCATGATTTTGATTGAGGATGTGATCCATGCTATTGCTATCATCTTCTCTGTCTTGATAATTGCCCTCTCATATATCAGAATCATCACTGTGATCCTAAGAATTCCCTCTGCTGAAGGCCGTCAGAAGGCCTTTTCTACCTGTGCATCTCATCTTGGTGTCTTTCTGATGTTCTATGGCAGTGTATCCCTCATGTACCTGCGTTTCTCTGCCACTTTCCCACCAATTTTGGACAAAATCATTGCACTGATGTTTGCAGTTCTTGCTCCCTGTTTCAATCCTATCATTTACAGCTTGAGAAACAAGGATATGAAGATTGCAATTAAGAAGCTTCTCTGCCTTCAGAAGGTATTTTATGCATCTGCAAGTTAA
- the LOC128045321 gene encoding LOW QUALITY PROTEIN: olfactory receptor 6K2-like (The sequence of the model RefSeq protein was modified relative to this genomic sequence to represent the inferred CDS: inserted 1 base in 1 codon): MENANQTTAHEFIFSAFPXSWRDSIICFVILLFIYAFIVVGNVVIITVVQLNIHLHTPMYFFISALSFLEIWYTTATIPKMLSCLLCEKSISLNGCLLQMYFFHSTGISEVCLLTAMAFDRYLAICSPLHYPTIMTSKLCAWLTLGCCVCGFATPLPEIAWISTMPFCGSNHLEHIFCDFLPVLRLACTDTQAILMIQIVDVVHAVEIITAVMLIFMSYIGIVAVILRIRSTEGRRKAFSTCISHLTVFLLFFGSVALMYLRFSATYSLFWDTAIALAFAVVSPFFNPIIYSLRNKEIKEAIKKHMSQANIFFS, encoded by the exons ATGGAGAATGCCAATCAAACCACTGCTCACGAGTTTATCTTCTCTGCTTTCC TTTCCTGGAGAGATTCTATCATCTGTTTTGTTATACTGCTCTTCATTTATGCATTCATTGTTGTTGGAAATGTGGTCATCATCACAGTGGTCCAGCTGAATATTCATCTCCACACTCCCATGTACTTCTTTATCAGTGCCCTTTCTTTCCTGGAGATCTGGTATACCACAGCTACCATACCAAAGATGCTCTCTTGCCTGCTTTGTGAGAAGAGCATTTCCCTAAATGGTTGTCTCCTGCAGATGTATTTCTTCCATTCCACAGGCATCAGTGAGGTTTGTCTCTTGACAGCTATGGCCTTTGACCGCTACCTGGCCATCTGCAGCCCTCTTCATTACCCTACTATCATGACCTCAAAGCTATGTGCCTGGCTGActttaggttgctgtgtttgtGGTTTTGCCACACCCCTTCCTGAGATTGCCTGGATCTCCACAATGCCATTTTGTGGCTCTAATCACCTAGAGCATATCTTCTGTGACTTCCTCCCAGTACTACGCCTGGCCTGCACAGACACACAAGCCATCCTCATGATTCAGATAGTGGATGTTGTCCATGCAGTGGAGATTATTACAGCTGTGATGCTCATCTTCATGTCCTACATTGGTATCGTGGCTGTAATTCTACGTATTCGTTCCACTGAGGGCCGTCGCAAGGCCTTTTCCACATGCATCTCCCACCTCACTGTATTTCTACTCTTCTTTGGCAGTGTGGCTCTCATGTACCTACGCTTCTCTGCCACCTACTCCTTATTCTGGGATACAGCCATTGCTCTGGCCTTTGCAGTTGTGTCCCCATTTTTCAACCCCATTATCTATAGCCTGAGGAATAAAGAGATAAAGGAAGCCATAAAAAAGCACATGAGTCAAGCTAACATCTTTTTTTCATAA